In one window of Caenimonas aquaedulcis DNA:
- a CDS encoding DUF3606 domain-containing protein: MSEDKNRYSDDYVVSLDHEWERRNWMNWLHCSEPELRHAVESVGSDPDNVRRFIRQGR; the protein is encoded by the coding sequence ATGTCCGAAGACAAGAACCGGTATTCAGATGACTACGTGGTCAGCCTCGACCATGAATGGGAACGCCGCAACTGGATGAACTGGCTGCACTGCAGCGAGCCCGAGTTGCGGCATGCGGTGGAATCGGTGGGCAGCGACCCGGACAACGTCCGGCGGTTCATCCGCCAGGGACGTTGA